The following are encoded together in the Rhodopirellula bahusiensis genome:
- a CDS encoding SGNH/GDSL hydrolase family protein, whose protein sequence is MKYERFTDGGCAKEEVRAPGGRLRRRRWVMRLMAMLVACLPVVLLELGLRGMEDSADQAIDYDPYVGLNQLRPLFVLNKDSDRWEIPPERYNFFRPESFPAKKAPGTRRVFVLGGSTVQGRPYATETAFSTWLRLWLESADSDFEYEVINCGGASYASYRVAKILEEVLEHEPDAIVLYTGHNEFLEDRTYAHVREMGTVSRWATSIGSRLHTVRWVQSFFVASNKPTELAANVDTILDRPGGLESYQRDPIWQRGVEGHFATSLEKIAGRTRENDLPLIMCVPVSDLVNTPPFKIQTRSDWTEDEENRFRSAWSIASDSDRSPSRRIDALRECLEMDPAHAGANYVLGRLLYDRGDSEPARQYLIAARDHDVCPLRATSAIVQSTKAIAERYRVPLIDAPTLLDERDFRGALIADQIPDPSRFVDHVHPSIVGHQKIGAALAQQFEKLGWVELTEQSAVRYENAVKEHLSKLDQDYYVRGKQRLEGLRLWTMGRAGQLATEMADDPSNLQEDQQQP, encoded by the coding sequence TTGAAGTACGAGCGTTTCACTGACGGCGGCTGTGCGAAAGAGGAGGTGCGTGCCCCGGGAGGGCGACTTCGACGCAGGCGTTGGGTGATGCGGTTGATGGCGATGCTGGTTGCTTGCTTGCCGGTCGTGCTGTTGGAGTTGGGGCTGCGCGGAATGGAAGATTCCGCCGACCAGGCAATCGACTACGATCCCTATGTGGGACTCAATCAACTGCGGCCCTTGTTTGTTCTGAATAAAGATTCAGATCGGTGGGAGATTCCACCGGAACGATACAACTTCTTTCGGCCCGAATCGTTCCCGGCGAAGAAGGCACCTGGGACTCGACGTGTCTTCGTTTTGGGCGGGTCGACGGTTCAAGGCAGACCCTACGCGACGGAGACTGCCTTCTCAACTTGGTTGCGTTTGTGGCTCGAATCAGCCGACAGTGATTTCGAATACGAGGTCATCAATTGTGGCGGGGCGTCTTACGCCAGTTACCGGGTGGCAAAGATTCTCGAAGAGGTTTTGGAGCATGAACCTGATGCGATTGTGCTGTACACCGGTCACAATGAATTCTTAGAGGACCGCACCTACGCACACGTTCGCGAAATGGGCACGGTGAGTCGTTGGGCAACTTCGATCGGATCAAGACTGCACACGGTTCGTTGGGTGCAGTCATTTTTTGTTGCCTCCAATAAACCAACGGAGTTGGCCGCGAATGTGGACACAATCTTGGACCGCCCCGGTGGATTGGAAAGCTATCAGCGTGACCCAATTTGGCAACGCGGCGTGGAAGGGCATTTTGCCACCTCGTTGGAAAAGATTGCCGGGCGAACGCGGGAGAATGATTTGCCTTTGATCATGTGCGTTCCCGTATCTGATTTGGTCAATACGCCACCCTTCAAGATACAAACGCGATCGGATTGGACCGAAGACGAAGAGAATCGTTTTCGTTCGGCTTGGTCAATCGCCAGCGATTCGGATCGGAGCCCATCTCGCCGCATCGATGCTCTTCGCGAATGCTTGGAAATGGATCCAGCCCACGCGGGAGCAAACTATGTCTTGGGGCGGCTTCTCTATGACCGGGGTGACAGCGAACCGGCACGGCAGTATTTGATCGCGGCTCGTGATCATGATGTTTGCCCACTGCGAGCAACGAGTGCGATCGTTCAATCGACCAAGGCGATCGCCGAGCGATACCGGGTTCCGTTGATTGATGCGCCAACGTTGCTGGACGAACGAGATTTCCGTGGTGCTTTGATCGCCGATCAAATTCCCGATCCGAGTCGGTTCGTCGATCACGTGCACCCCAGCATCGTCGGGCACCAAAAGATCGGTGCCGCGCTGGCACAGCAGTTTGAGAAGCTCGGTTGGGTGGAGCTGACTGAGCAAAGTGCGGTGCGATACGAGAACGCCGTCAAAGAACACCTGAGCAAGCTTGACCAGGATTACTACGTTCGTGGCAAACAGCGTTTGGAAGGGTTGCGGTTGTGGACGATGGGACGCGCCGGGCAGCTCGCAACAGAGATGGCGGACGATCCATCCAACCTGCAAGAAGACCAGCAACAACCCTGA